The following proteins come from a genomic window of Alphaproteobacteria bacterium:
- a CDS encoding MFS transporter produces MKQFKYWQARIFASIFIGYAGFYLIRNNIFSYAFPLLQKSFGYSNFDIGVIITLGNLVHAFGKGINGLISDRVNARYFMSFGLLGSALMVMSMSFSQSFTSLVLLYMLHQGFQSMGWPPCAKLLSSWFTKQELGLRWSLLNASQQFGGLAAYFVVAFVMWMFSKDWHFIFFVPAFLSLCAALFLFVFLRDTPESMGFESVCKTDKKIDLYDWKVLKKLVYKNPLVLYVCCANFFLYYVRMSLIIWAPKFLAEFKQVKTLATITNPAMKDVCAVVGGIVAGYISDHIFKGDRGIVSTIYMVVITILIFVLWQLPGGNATLLMFLMGAIGFFLTGPQILIGISATDYSDKRLSGAATGLTGFFGYAGTALTGVGSGWLLDHFGWNAFFFVVCVSGVCASAFLALAWYKRLNHDKMV; encoded by the coding sequence ATGAAGCAATTTAAGTATTGGCAAGCACGTATTTTTGCATCAATTTTCATTGGATACGCTGGGTTTTATCTGATTCGTAACAACATTTTTTCTTATGCATTTCCTTTGCTCCAAAAATCTTTTGGATATTCAAACTTCGATATTGGTGTAATTATCACATTAGGCAATTTGGTTCATGCATTTGGCAAGGGTATTAATGGGTTAATTAGTGACCGTGTGAACGCACGATATTTTATGTCATTTGGGTTACTTGGATCTGCTTTAATGGTGATGTCAATGAGTTTTTCTCAGTCGTTTACATCTTTAGTCTTATTATATATGTTGCATCAGGGCTTTCAATCTATGGGGTGGCCACCATGCGCTAAGCTGCTTTCAAGTTGGTTTACGAAGCAAGAGCTTGGCCTGAGATGGTCGCTTTTGAATGCATCGCAACAATTTGGTGGGTTGGCTGCTTACTTTGTTGTGGCCTTTGTGATGTGGATGTTTTCTAAGGATTGGCATTTTATCTTTTTTGTTCCTGCATTTTTATCTTTATGCGCAGCATTATTTTTGTTTGTCTTTTTGCGAGATACGCCAGAATCTATGGGCTTTGAATCTGTCTGCAAGACAGATAAAAAGATCGATTTGTATGACTGGAAGGTTCTTAAGAAGCTTGTGTATAAGAATCCTCTCGTATTATATGTGTGTTGTGCAAACTTCTTCTTATATTATGTGCGCATGTCTCTTATTATATGGGCGCCTAAGTTTTTGGCTGAGTTTAAGCAGGTAAAGACGTTAGCAACAATTACGAATCCAGCGATGAAAGATGTGTGTGCTGTTGTTGGTGGGATTGTTGCTGGGTATATCTCAGACCATATTTTTAAAGGCGATCGCGGTATTGTAAGTACGATCTACATGGTTGTGATCACTATTCTTATCTTTGTGTTGTGGCAACTTCCTGGGGGTAATGCAACGCTACTGATGTTCCTTATGGGGGCGATTGGCTTTTTCTTAACAGGACCGCAAATTTTGATAGGGATATCAGCAACTGATTATTCTGATAAAAGATTGTCTGGAGCCGCAACGGGGCTTACAGGATTTTTTGGGTATGCGGGAACGGCGTTGACGGGCGTAGGTTCTGGTTGGTTGTTAGATCATTTTGGATGGAATGCCTTTTTCTTTGTGGTATGTGTTTCAGGGGTGTGTGCGAGCGCATTTTTGGCGCTGGCTTGGTATAAGCGCTTGAATCATGACAAAATGGTGTAG
- a CDS encoding F0F1 ATP synthase subunit A, which yields MASPLDQFKIITLVPLKFGSIDISFTNSSLCMLIAAVLCIAIPYMLLNEKRFVIVDTLMEFVRTMTEKYIGDMTYFPLVISLFLFLALSNLIGVIPGAFTTTSHISMTLFLAASMYLFIIGCGFYHNGLGFFRIFFPKGIPVYVAPLLIPIEIISFFTKPISLAVRLFANMLAGHIMVKIFVGFSVLLGLNPFSLLPIGANVLLIGFEVFVAVIQAYVFTLLTCLYLNDVLNLH from the coding sequence ATGGCATCGCCACTTGATCAGTTCAAAATTATAACACTTGTTCCGCTGAAGTTTGGATCTATTGATATTTCTTTCACCAACTCTTCTCTTTGCATGTTGATTGCAGCAGTTCTATGCATTGCGATTCCTTATATGCTTTTGAATGAGAAGCGATTTGTGATTGTGGATACCTTAATGGAATTTGTGAGAACGATGACAGAAAAGTATATTGGTGACATGACCTATTTTCCTTTGGTAATATCGTTATTTTTATTTTTAGCACTTTCCAATTTAATTGGTGTTATTCCGGGCGCCTTCACAACGACCAGCCACATTTCAATGACCTTATTTTTGGCTGCAAGTATGTATCTCTTTATTATAGGGTGCGGTTTTTACCACAATGGACTTGGGTTTTTTCGTATCTTTTTCCCTAAAGGTATTCCAGTTTATGTGGCGCCATTGTTGATTCCTATAGAGATTATTTCGTTTTTTACCAAACCTATAAGTCTTGCTGTGCGGTTATTTGCAAATATGTTAGCAGGGCATATTATGGTGAAAATTTTCGTAGGGTTTTCTGTTTTGTTAGGTCTAAATCCATTTTCGCTTCTCCCGATTGGTGCTAACGTTCTCTTAATTGGGTTTGAAGTATTTGTTGCAGTTATTCAAGCATACGTCTTCACTTTGTTAACTTGTCTTTATCTAAACGATGTCCTAAACTTACATTAG
- a CDS encoding F0F1 ATP synthase subunit C: MDIKLLSAAIALLPLIGVALALGRIASSAIDSSARNPSAKDDLFNKMMLGLAFTEAVALFALVVSILILFS, translated from the coding sequence ATGGACATCAAGCTTTTATCCGCTGCAATTGCACTTTTGCCACTTATCGGCGTGGCTCTTGCTTTGGGGCGTATTGCCTCATCTGCAATCGACTCATCTGCAAGAAACCCGTCTGCCAAAGATGATCTTTTTAACAAAATGATGTTAGGTCTAGCCTTTACAGAGGCAGTGGCCTTATTTGCGCTTGTTGTTTCCATACTCATTTTGTTTAGCTGA